The following proteins are encoded in a genomic region of Streptomyces lunaelactis:
- a CDS encoding helix-turn-helix domain-containing protein gives MADDYLVRIGKLIRDARQHRGWTQTQLAEALGTSQSAVNRIERGNQNISLEMIARIGEALDSEIVSLGYAGPMHLRVVGRRRLSGAIDVKTSKNACVALLCGSLLNKGRTVLRRVARIEEVFRLLEVLNSIGVRTRWINEGVDLEIVPPAELDMDAIDAEAARRTRSIIMFLGPLLHRMDTFRLPYAGGCDLGTRTIEPHMIALRRFGLDITATEGLYHAVVEGTTSPDRPIVLTERGDTVTENALLAAARHDGVTVIRNASSNYMVQDLCFFLEALGVRVDGVGTTTLTVHGIPNIDVDVDYSPSEDPVEAMSLLAAAVVTESELTIRRVPIEFMEIELAVLEEMGLDHDRSAEYAADNGRTRLVDLTVRPSKLEAPIDKIHPMPFPGLNIDNVPFFAAIAAVAQGKTLIHDWVYDNRAIYLTDLNRLGGRLQLLDPHRVLVEGPTRWRAAEMMCPPALRPAVVVLLAMMAAEGTSVLRNVYVINRGYEELAERLNSVGAQIEIFRDI, from the coding sequence ATGGCAGACGACTACCTCGTACGCATCGGCAAGCTCATCCGTGACGCCCGTCAGCATCGGGGCTGGACACAGACGCAGTTGGCCGAAGCACTCGGCACCAGCCAGAGTGCGGTGAATCGCATTGAGCGCGGCAACCAGAACATCAGCCTTGAGATGATCGCGCGCATCGGCGAAGCGCTCGACAGCGAGATCGTTTCGCTCGGCTACGCCGGGCCCATGCACCTCCGGGTCGTCGGCAGACGCAGGCTCTCCGGCGCCATCGACGTCAAGACGAGCAAGAACGCCTGTGTGGCACTGCTCTGCGGCTCGCTGCTCAACAAGGGCCGCACGGTGCTGCGCCGGGTGGCCCGTATCGAAGAGGTCTTCCGGCTGCTCGAGGTGCTCAACTCTATCGGGGTGCGCACCCGTTGGATCAACGAGGGCGTGGACCTCGAGATCGTGCCGCCGGCCGAGCTCGACATGGACGCCATCGACGCGGAGGCCGCGCGCCGGACCCGGTCCATCATCATGTTCCTCGGTCCGCTGCTGCACCGGATGGACACCTTCCGGCTTCCGTACGCCGGAGGCTGCGACCTCGGCACGCGGACCATCGAGCCGCACATGATCGCGCTGCGCCGCTTCGGCCTGGACATCACCGCGACGGAGGGGCTCTACCACGCGGTGGTGGAGGGCACGACGTCGCCCGACCGTCCGATCGTGCTGACCGAGCGCGGCGACACGGTGACCGAGAACGCGCTGCTGGCCGCCGCCCGCCACGACGGTGTGACCGTCATCCGCAACGCCTCCTCCAACTACATGGTCCAGGACCTGTGCTTCTTCCTGGAGGCTCTGGGCGTACGGGTGGACGGTGTCGGCACCACCACACTCACCGTGCACGGCATCCCGAACATCGACGTGGACGTCGACTACTCCCCCTCCGAGGACCCGGTCGAGGCGATGAGCCTGCTCGCCGCCGCGGTCGTCACCGAGTCCGAACTCACCATCCGCCGCGTCCCGATCGAGTTCATGGAGATCGAGCTCGCGGTGCTGGAGGAGATGGGCCTCGACCACGACCGCTCCGCGGAGTACGCGGCGGACAACGGCCGCACCCGGCTGGTGGACCTGACGGTCCGGCCCTCCAAGCTGGAGGCGCCGATCGACAAGATCCACCCGATGCCCTTCCCGGGCCTGAACATCGACAATGTGCCGTTCTTCGCGGCGATCGCGGCCGTGGCCCAGGGCAAGACGCTGATCCACGACTGGGTCTACGACAACCGCGCGATCTATCTGACGGACCTCAACCGTCTGGGCGGCCGCCTCCAGCTGCTCGACCCGCACCGCGTCCTGGTCGAGGGCCCGACGCGCTGGCGGGCCGCGGAGATGATGTGCCCGCCGGCGCTGCGGCCGGCCGTGGTGGTGCTGCTCGCGATGATGGCGGCCGAGGGCACGTCCGTACTGCGCAATGTGTATGTCATCAACCGGGGTTACGAGGAGCTGGCGGAGCGGCTGAACTCGGTGGGCGCGCAGATCGAGATCTTCCGCGACATCTGA
- a CDS encoding VOC family protein: protein MFSGAHVILYSPDADADRTFVKDVLGFAHVDAGRGWLIFKLPPAEIAVHPTSAEPKSEFYLMCDDLERTLARLTERGVEISQPPSEQGWGVLASVRMPSGAELPLYEPHHPVAHRLSP, encoded by the coding sequence ATGTTCAGCGGTGCGCATGTGATCCTCTACAGCCCCGACGCGGATGCCGATCGGACCTTCGTCAAGGACGTGCTCGGATTCGCGCACGTCGACGCCGGGCGCGGGTGGCTCATCTTCAAACTGCCGCCGGCGGAGATCGCCGTACATCCGACGAGCGCCGAGCCGAAGTCGGAGTTCTATCTGATGTGCGACGACCTGGAGCGGACACTGGCCCGGCTCACCGAGCGTGGTGTGGAGATCTCGCAGCCGCCGAGCGAGCAGGGCTGGGGAGTGCTCGCCTCGGTGCGGATGCCGAGCGGAGCCGAACTGCCCCTCTATGAACCGCATCACCCGGTCGCCCACCGGCTGTCACCCTGA
- a CDS encoding helix-turn-helix transcriptional regulator, protein MPKSSARLLSLLSLLQARRDWPGALLAERLDISPRTVRRDVDRLRELGYPIVAFKGPDGGYRLDAGTELPPLLFDDEQAVALAIALQIATTTGAGIEEAAARALTTVRQVMPARLRHRIDTLQVTAVERPATRPDPQVGSSVLMTLSAAVHAREVLRFDYTPASPPGAGDDPAATPPRRVQPHHLVTWGGRWYLVAWDLDREDWRTFRADRITPRTPTGPRFTPRELPGGDVAAFVASRFQGSDGSGDWPCRGEVILDLPAAAVSRYTRDGVVEELGPNRCRLVLGSWSWPGLAATLGRFDADIEVVGPAELKDAFAHLARRYANAATDAPATPPPTQ, encoded by the coding sequence ATGCCGAAATCCTCAGCGCGACTGCTCTCGCTGCTCTCGCTGCTCCAGGCGCGCAGGGACTGGCCCGGGGCGCTACTGGCCGAGCGGCTGGACATCAGCCCGCGCACCGTGCGCCGTGATGTCGACCGCCTGCGCGAGCTCGGCTATCCCATCGTGGCCTTCAAGGGGCCCGACGGTGGGTACCGGCTCGACGCCGGCACGGAGCTGCCCCCGTTGCTGTTCGACGACGAGCAGGCCGTCGCTCTGGCCATCGCACTCCAGATCGCCACCACCACTGGTGCCGGCATCGAGGAGGCCGCGGCGCGCGCGCTGACCACCGTCCGGCAGGTCATGCCCGCACGGCTGCGCCACCGGATCGACACCCTTCAGGTCACCGCCGTCGAGCGGCCCGCGACCCGACCGGACCCACAGGTCGGCAGCAGCGTGCTCATGACGCTCAGCGCCGCCGTCCACGCCCGCGAAGTGCTGCGCTTCGACTACACCCCCGCATCCCCGCCGGGAGCCGGCGACGACCCCGCCGCAACTCCACCACGCCGGGTGCAGCCCCACCACCTCGTCACCTGGGGCGGGCGCTGGTACCTCGTCGCCTGGGACCTCGACCGCGAGGACTGGCGCACCTTCCGCGCCGACCGGATCACCCCGCGCACCCCTACGGGGCCCCGCTTCACCCCGCGCGAACTGCCCGGAGGTGACGTGGCCGCCTTCGTGGCCAGCAGGTTCCAGGGCTCCGACGGCTCTGGCGACTGGCCCTGCCGCGGCGAGGTGATCCTCGACCTGCCCGCCGCCGCCGTGTCCCGCTACACCCGCGACGGAGTCGTCGAGGAACTCGGCCCGAACCGCTGCCGGCTCGTCCTGGGCTCGTGGTCATGGCCCGGCCTGGCCGCCACCCTCGGCAGGTTCGACGCCGACATCGAGGTCGTCGGCCCGGCCGAGCTCAAGGACGCCTTCGCGCACCTGGCCCGCCGCTACGCAAACGCCGCAACCGACGCACCCGCTACGCCGCCCCCGACCCAATGA
- a CDS encoding DinB family protein → MTATTTPPSTVDAERADLLAQLATVRSALTNTARGLSGEQAGEHPTVSALCLGGLIKHVASIEEGWLRFVAEGPSAMRYDLPDGVTWADLTAGTAREFPQWAIDHQNDFRMLPGETLDGIVARYEQVAARSEKVIASVPDLSATHPLPEAPWNEPGAVRSVRRVLMHVIAETAQHAGHADILRETLDGQKST, encoded by the coding sequence GTGACCGCCACGACCACGCCACCCTCAACTGTCGACGCCGAACGGGCCGACCTGCTCGCCCAGCTCGCGACCGTGCGATCCGCCCTGACCAACACGGCGCGCGGGCTCAGCGGCGAGCAGGCCGGCGAACATCCGACGGTCAGCGCGCTGTGCCTGGGCGGGCTGATCAAGCATGTCGCGTCCATCGAGGAAGGATGGCTGCGCTTCGTGGCCGAGGGCCCGTCGGCGATGCGCTACGACCTCCCCGACGGTGTCACCTGGGCCGACCTCACGGCCGGTACCGCACGCGAGTTCCCGCAGTGGGCGATCGACCACCAGAACGACTTCCGGATGCTGCCCGGCGAGACGCTGGACGGGATCGTCGCGCGCTACGAGCAGGTCGCCGCCCGGAGCGAGAAGGTCATCGCCTCCGTGCCCGACCTGTCGGCGACGCACCCGCTGCCGGAGGCGCCCTGGAACGAGCCGGGAGCGGTGCGCAGCGTGCGCCGGGTGCTGATGCACGTCATCGCCGAGACCGCCCAGCACGCCGGGCACGCGGACATCCTGCGCGAGACGCTCGACGGCCAGAAGTCGACCTGA
- a CDS encoding DUF1761 domain-containing protein, protein MFNVLGDVNWIGVLVAFLAFFLMGALWFALLFNKAYNISLGRDASAAPEGSALFYAGPALTSLVITITSAVLMAALRIDSYPDALLFGLIVGAGYLVANTVNIAINPNFPRPLFYSLISGAYNLVGSVLVSAILVAI, encoded by the coding sequence ATGTTCAATGTTCTGGGCGATGTGAACTGGATCGGTGTCCTGGTCGCCTTCCTCGCTTTTTTCCTGATGGGCGCCCTGTGGTTCGCGCTCCTGTTCAACAAGGCTTACAACATCTCGCTGGGGCGGGACGCGTCAGCGGCGCCAGAGGGATCCGCCCTCTTTTATGCCGGACCGGCCCTGACCTCGCTGGTGATAACCATCACCAGCGCGGTTCTGATGGCCGCGTTGAGGATCGACTCCTATCCGGACGCCCTGTTGTTCGGTCTGATCGTCGGAGCCGGATACTTGGTGGCGAACACGGTCAACATCGCGATAAACCCCAATTTCCCGCGACCCCTGTTCTATTCACTGATCTCCGGAGCATACAATCTGGTCGGAAGTGTGCTGGTCAGCGCGATTCTGGTGGCAATCTAG
- a CDS encoding winged helix DNA-binding domain-containing protein yields MTVLDTRALNRATLARQLLLDRADVPVLDAVAHLGGLQAQEPQEPFVGLWSRLRAFDPAVLSDQLIRRSVVRTHLMRRTVHLVTAGDALAWRARHEAMLRQRVLGVYRRELDGVDLDELAAAGQAVMADGEPHSMTELARALVERWPAPGPRALGEMVIAALLPVAQLPPRGLWRTRAGVRNVLLSSWLGREIDPPSPDGSDPVGQALVRRYLAAFGPAASADLRAWCGLAGLPAAVAAIREELVTFRDERGRELLDLPDAPRPDPDTPAPVRFLPAFDNAILGYHDRSRIIDDAHRGLSVAGARVVLVDGRVAATWNVEAGTVIVTPLGRFSRADRTTVAEQGQALASFLSDNDSHRIQIAASPC; encoded by the coding sequence ATGACCGTTCTCGACACCCGGGCGCTCAACCGCGCGACGCTGGCCCGGCAGTTGCTGCTCGATCGCGCCGACGTACCGGTCCTCGACGCCGTCGCGCACCTCGGCGGTCTGCAGGCGCAGGAACCCCAGGAACCGTTCGTCGGGCTCTGGTCGCGGCTGCGCGCGTTCGACCCGGCGGTGCTCTCGGACCAGCTCATCCGGCGGAGCGTGGTGCGGACCCACCTCATGCGCCGCACCGTCCACCTCGTCACCGCCGGCGACGCTCTGGCCTGGCGGGCCCGCCACGAAGCTATGCTGCGCCAGCGGGTGCTCGGTGTCTACCGCCGCGAGCTCGACGGGGTGGATCTCGACGAACTCGCCGCAGCGGGACAGGCGGTGATGGCCGACGGCGAGCCGCACTCGATGACCGAGCTCGCGCGGGCGCTCGTCGAGCGCTGGCCGGCGCCGGGGCCGCGGGCACTGGGGGAGATGGTGATCGCCGCCCTCCTCCCGGTGGCGCAGCTGCCGCCGCGCGGGCTCTGGCGCACCAGGGCAGGAGTACGCAACGTCCTGCTCTCCTCCTGGCTGGGGCGCGAGATCGACCCACCGTCCCCGGACGGCTCCGATCCGGTTGGCCAGGCGCTGGTACGGCGCTATCTGGCCGCGTTCGGCCCCGCCGCCTCGGCCGACCTGCGCGCCTGGTGCGGCCTCGCCGGGCTCCCGGCCGCGGTCGCCGCGATACGCGAGGAGCTGGTCACCTTCCGCGACGAGCGAGGCCGGGAACTCCTGGACCTTCCCGACGCGCCGCGCCCCGACCCCGACACACCCGCCCCGGTGCGGTTCCTGCCGGCGTTCGACAACGCGATCCTCGGCTACCACGACCGCAGCCGGATCATCGACGACGCCCACCGCGGCCTGTCGGTCGCCGGCGCTCGCGTTGTCCTGGTCGACGGCCGGGTCGCCGCGACCTGGAACGTTGAGGCAGGCACCGTGATCGTCACCCCGCTGGGCCGCTTCTCCCGAGCCGACCGCACCACCGTCGCCGAACAGGGGCAGGCGCTGGCGTCGTTCCTCTCCGACAACGACAGCCACCGCATCCAGATCGCCGCGTCTCCCTGCTGA
- a CDS encoding PadR family transcriptional regulator, which yields MAAVETGWLRGVLPLALAAVLAEGDRHGYALVQELTARGFGTVRGGALYPVLGRLETEGVVEARWEPGEGGPGRKVYRLTDAGRARLREETTGWKQFSDAMDQLLAHGTKELP from the coding sequence ATGGCCGCTGTGGAGACCGGCTGGTTGCGTGGGGTGCTGCCACTGGCGCTCGCCGCCGTGCTTGCTGAGGGCGACCGGCACGGGTATGCGCTGGTGCAAGAGTTGACTGCCCGTGGATTCGGCACTGTCCGTGGCGGCGCGCTGTATCCGGTGCTCGGTCGACTCGAGACGGAAGGGGTGGTGGAGGCGCGATGGGAGCCCGGTGAGGGCGGGCCGGGCCGCAAGGTCTACCGGCTCACCGACGCGGGGCGAGCCCGGCTGCGTGAAGAGACCACCGGCTGGAAGCAGTTCTCCGACGCGATGGATCAACTCCTGGCCCACGGTACGAAGGAGTTGCCATGA